A single genomic interval of Bradyrhizobium sp. sBnM-33 harbors:
- a CDS encoding ABC transporter ATP-binding protein, translated as MHEPAARPGDDVILRVEDLAVHFPVGGGLLGGGRRRLRAVDGIDLELKRGECLGLVGESGCGKSTVALSILGLQKPTRGRIVLDGQVVTDRQSGDRKALARIVQIVFQDPYASLNPRQTVRRTLEAPLRLHGVTAKSEIDGRIAAMLRHVGLRPEQAGRYPHEFSGGQRQRIGIARALILNPRIVICDEPVSALDVSIRAQIINLLLELKETLGLSYIMISHDLGVVEHMSDRVAVMYLGRIVETGDWREIFERPAHPYTRTLIAAIPDPLRRAPLATAKGELPNPLSPPDGCAFSPRCLYADAVCHREPGPSLETRPDGHSVRCWRADEIAGQTALASTEGGYS; from the coding sequence ATGCATGAACCTGCGGCGAGACCTGGCGACGATGTCATTCTCCGCGTGGAGGATCTCGCGGTGCATTTTCCGGTTGGTGGCGGCTTGCTGGGCGGCGGCCGGCGGCGGCTGCGTGCGGTCGACGGCATCGATCTCGAACTGAAGCGCGGTGAATGCCTCGGTCTCGTCGGCGAATCCGGTTGCGGCAAGTCGACTGTCGCACTTTCGATACTTGGCCTGCAGAAGCCGACGCGCGGCCGCATCGTGCTGGACGGGCAGGTCGTGACGGACCGGCAATCCGGCGATCGAAAGGCGTTGGCCCGTATAGTGCAAATCGTGTTTCAGGATCCCTACGCCTCGCTCAATCCACGCCAGACCGTGCGCCGCACGCTTGAAGCCCCGCTGCGCCTGCATGGCGTGACGGCCAAAAGCGAGATCGACGGACGCATCGCGGCGATGCTCAGGCATGTCGGCCTGCGGCCCGAACAAGCCGGCCGCTACCCGCATGAATTCTCGGGCGGCCAGCGTCAGCGGATCGGCATCGCTCGCGCGCTGATCCTCAATCCCAGGATTGTCATCTGTGACGAACCTGTATCGGCGCTGGATGTCTCGATCCGCGCCCAAATCATCAATCTGCTGCTGGAATTGAAGGAAACGCTCGGCCTCTCCTACATCATGATCAGCCACGACCTCGGCGTAGTCGAGCACATGAGCGACAGGGTCGCCGTGATGTATCTCGGCCGCATTGTGGAGACCGGCGACTGGCGCGAAATCTTCGAACGGCCGGCGCACCCGTATACGCGAACCCTTATCGCCGCCATTCCCGATCCACTACGTCGCGCACCGCTCGCGACGGCAAAGGGCGAGCTTCCCAATCCGCTAAGTCCGCCGGACGGATGTGCGTTCAGTCCGCGCTGTCTTTACGCCGACGCCGTGTGTCATCGCGAGCCTGGCCCATCGCTTGAAACGCGTCCCGATGGACACTCGGTTCGGTGCTGGCGAGCTGACGAGATTGCCGGTCAGACGGCGTTGGCCTCGACCGAAGGCGGATATTCCTAG
- a CDS encoding tyrosine-type recombinase/integrase, whose product MFNLAIDSKLRGCDVVAMKVEDVAASGYTADHATVRQKKTGRPVRFELSEQTGQAVDDYLKAANKKPGEFLFTGRPGPERSMTTRQYARLVSEWIGSVGLDPWLFGTRSLRRTKATLIYRRAGNLRAVQLLLGHTKIESTARYLGIDVDDALAIVEQVDV is encoded by the coding sequence ATGTTCAATCTGGCAATCGACAGTAAGCTTCGTGGCTGCGACGTCGTAGCGATGAAGGTCGAGGATGTCGCTGCAAGCGGATACACTGCGGATCACGCAACGGTACGACAGAAGAAAACCGGACGACCGGTGAGATTTGAGTTGAGCGAACAGACCGGGCAAGCAGTCGATGATTATTTGAAGGCTGCGAACAAAAAGCCTGGCGAGTTCTTGTTCACAGGTCGCCCTGGTCCCGAACGCAGCATGACGACGCGGCAATATGCGCGCCTCGTCTCCGAGTGGATTGGCAGCGTTGGGCTAGATCCATGGCTCTTCGGAACGCGTTCGCTTCGACGCACGAAAGCAACTTTGATCTACCGGCGTGCGGGCAATCTTAGGGCTGTCCAGCTCCTGCTTGGTCACACCAAGATCGAAAGCACGGCTAGATATCTGGGCATCGACGTAGATGATGCCTTGGCAATAGTGGAGCAAGTTGATGTCTGA